Below is a genomic region from Leptotrichia shahii.
TCCTTTTTATTATTTTTTAATCAAATGTATTAATACCTTAATTAAATATTATTGTTGCTAAATTTTACTGAAATTTAAACCCTCTCAACAATTTAGCGTATATCGAAAGGGTTCAAAAGATAAACAGTTCCCATGTTTATTAATAAAATTTATCAAATTAGAAACCAAAATTATAACCTATACCAAGACTAACTCTCTTATAGTTAAGGTTTCCGTCATACCACCAAGTATCAATTTTTGATTTATTTTCTTTATACATTAATTCAGCATTGAAGTTATTATATGAAACTCCTAATCCTGCTGCATAGTACATTCCGTCATTAAAATCATTTGTGTTAAATGAATAACCCATATCTGCTTTTAAATATGGCTTTACTGGAGATGAACCTGTATCAAAATTGTATTTAGCAGTTGCATATACAGGAATTGAGTCAAACCCTTCTACAGTGTTAGAATCTTTAAGTTTTTTATGTCCTTGGTATGCTATTCCTGCACCTACTTCTATTCCTGAAGTCATTGTATATCTATATTCTGCACCTACTTCAAATGCTCCATTTTTGACTTTATCTGATCCAGAAAAATCATCGATGTCATATTTTCCACCAAAATCATAACCTGCTTTTACTTCAATATTATTTTGTGCTGCAAATGAAGCTAATCCTAAAACTAAAAACAATCCCATTGCCAGTTTTTTCATAATTTCACACCTTTCTTTGTTTAATCTATGTTTAATTAAATTGTTAAATAGTTTAAAATTCTTATTTTATGTTATATTTTTAAAAATAAAAATGCTCTTTCTAAAGTATTTAAAAATTAATATTAAACAATTTGTAACTTATTATATCTTATATTTCCATTATTAAAATTTGTAAATAATTTTATAAAATTAGTTTTTATTTTGTTAATTTTTTTAAATGATAATTTGAAAAAAACAGTAAAATAGTGTTTCATTTATTTTTATTTTTATGTGAGAATTTCCTATTTTTACTAATAAAATTTAATATTAAATATAAAATTTTGTTATTTTTCAAAATATTATGACAAATATAAAAAAATATAGTATAATATAATGAAATTTAATTTTTGTAATAAGTTTAAATTTCTTTTGAATCAAAATAATTTGAAATAAAAAATAAAACAATAAATATAGGAGGTTTATTTGCATGGAAAACATTGAGTTTGACAATTTTGATAATATTGACAATAATAATTCTGAACGACTTTATCAAATGGGAAAAAACTATTATGATAATGGTTCTGATACATTAGCGGAAAAATATTTGAAAGAAGCTGCAAAAGGTGGACATAGGAATGCAGTTTTTATACTTGCTGATATCTATTTGAAATATAATAAATTAAATTTGGCAGAAAAATATTTAAAAAAGATTGCTGATGGTGGGGATTTTCAGCTTCAAAATAAACTTGGAACAGTTTATAAGAAAAAAGCTAATTTTGAACTAGCAGAATATTACTTTAAACAAGCTATAAATAACGGTAATCAAAAAGCTCGATATAATCTTGGAAACTTATATTACCAATATAATAAAAAAAGTCTTGCGATGGAATATTTAAAACCTGCAGCAGATGAAAGAGACCAAGAAGCTCAAGTGCTGCTTTCCAAACTTTATTACGATAATGGACAAATTGAGCTAGCTGAAGAATATCTGCACAAAGCTAAAGATAATGGAGAAGCCTATTATCTCCTCGGTAAATTATATGGTGAAAAACAAGACATTGAAACTGCTGAAAGACACTTAAAAACAGCGGCAGATATCTATGATAATAAAAAAGCTCAAGAAGTACTTTATAAACTTTATGCAGACAAAGACAATCAAACACTTACAAAGCACTATTTGACATTACTTGCAGATGAAGATCATTTGGAATCATTTGTACTACTTGGAAACATATTTGCTAATGAAAAAAATTATAATCTTGCTTATACAAATTATAATCATTTTTTTGAAGGAAGAAAACGTGCAAATGTAAAAGTTGATATGAAAAAAATTGATGATGAAAAACTTAAATTTAATTTTGGGAAATGCTGTATAAAATTAGGTAAATTTGAGGATGCTGAAGAGAATCTAAAAGACAATATTTATCTAAAAGTTTCGGATAATGTCATCGAAGTTGCAAAACTTTATGAAGAAGCTGACCAGTTAAAGACAGCTATTCAATACTATAAATTAGCTTTACATGTATAATTTTGTTAAAGTCTTAATTTAAAAAAAGAAAATTGTATTTGTTATCTGAAAACAAATATTCTGGAACAGGGAGTCAGTATTCTCTTGTCCAAAAAATAGAGTTGTCAAACAAATCTATTAATAAATTTTATAAATTAGACCTGTTCGATAACTATACAAACTTAGAATTTAATAAAATAAATATCTTGAAGCAAGGGTTCTTGACCCCTTGTATAGATAAAAAACTTAGGTTATCGAACATATCTATTACATAATACAGAATACAGGCAATTGTAAAAGCAATAAAGATTGAATAATAGCAGTATTTATAATAACAAAGGGTCAAGCTCCTTTTATCAGAGAGTGGAGAAAATAAGAAAATTAAACATTAGGAGATACAGGTGTTTATCCCAATTTTTAAACTTTTACAAATGACTATAATAAAAATAATTTAGGAGGAAAAATGCCAACCACAAAAACAAAAATAGGTAATTTTGAATTTGAAAACTGCTTTATGAATGCGGCAGGAGTTTTCTGCTATGATAGAAATGAATTGGAACAAGTGATAAATTCAGAGGCAGGAACATTTGTTACAAAGACTGCTACATTACAGTCACGTTCAGGAAATCCTGAACCTAGATACCACGACACAGCTTTAGGAAGCATAAATTCAATGGGACTTCCAAACTTGGGATTTGATTACTATTTGGATTATTTATTGGAATTGCAGAAAACACATCCTGACAGAACTTTCTTTTTCTCGCTTGTAGGAATGTCAACGGAAGACACTCACGCATTACTGAAAAAAGTTCAGGAAAGTGATTTTAGCGGAATAACAGAACTTAACCTGTCTTGTCCAAATGTGCCGGGAAAACCACAAATTGCGTACGATCTGGAAACTACTGAAAAATTATTAACAGATATTTTTTCATATTTCAAAAAGCCACTTGGAGTAAAGTTGCCTCCATATTTTGATATCGTCCACTTCGATCAAGCGGCGGCGGTATTCAATAAATTTCCATTGACATTTATAAACTGTATAAACAGCATTGGAAATGGACTTGTAATTGAAGATGAAAGCGTTGTAATAAAACCTAAAAATGGATTTGGCGGAATTGGTGGAGAATATATAAAACCAACTGCTCTTGCTAATGTTCACGCATTTTATAAAAGATTGAACCCATCTATTAAAATTATCGGAACAGGCGGAGTTCTTACAGGGCAAGATGCTTTTGAACATATTTTGTGCGGAGCAAGCATGGTTCAGATTGGTACAACTTTGCACAAGGAAGGTCCTGCCGCTTTTGAAAGAATTACTAATGAATTAAAAGCTATTATGGATAAAAAAGGATATAAAACTATTGAAGATTTCAGAGGGAAATTGAAATATTTATAATTTTTTTACAAAAATGAAACAAGGTGATAAAAATGGATAAAATAAGTCTACTTCAGAAAATAGTTGATGAAAGTAAAAGGATTGTCTTTTTCGGAGGTGCTGGTGTTTCTACAGAATCTGGCATTCCTGATTTTAGAAGTGCAAACGGAGTCTATAACTTAAAACTTGATAGGAATTTTTCTCCAGAAGAGCTTGTTTCCCACACAATGTATGAAAAATATCCAGAAGAATTTTATGATTTTTATAAAAAGCATCTTGTTTATCCCAATGCAAAACCGAATTTTGCTCATAAATATTTAGCAAGACTGGAACAAGATGGAAAATTGACGGCTGTTATTACTCAAAATATCGACTGTCTACATGAAATGGCTGGAAGCAAAAATGTCTTGAAGCTGCACGGAACTGTTGACAGCAATACTTGTGTTACTTGCGGTAAAAAATACAATATGGAAGAATTTTTGAAAATCTGTGAAAAAGAAAATATTCCACATTGCCCAGAATGTGATGGAATTATAAAGCCAGATGTTACTTTGTATGAGGAAATACCTGATCAGGGGACTTTTACAAAGGCAATAAACGAAATATCCAAAGCCGATACACTAATTATAGGAGGAACTTCCCTTATCGTGTATCCAGCTGCTTCTCTTATACACTATTTTCAAGGAAAAAATCTTGTTTTAATAAATAAGTCTAAGACCGAACAAGACAATTTTGCAAATTTGTCTATACATGAGAGTATAGGAGAAGTTTTTAAAAAATTAAAATAATTAGAATTGAGATAAAAAATAAATAAAGAGGTGAAAATGGTAAAAGTATTATTTGTCTGTCTAGGAAATATATGCCGTTCCCCGATGGCAGAGGCAGTCTTTCGAGATATGGTAAAAAAAGAAGGGCTATCTGACAAAATTATTATTGACTCAGCTGCAACAAGTTCTTGGGAACATGGAAATCCAGTCCATCACGGTACTAAAGCTAGGCTTGCCAAAGAAGGAATCAGCGTAAAGGGAATGTATTCAAGAATTTTAAATAATGATGACTTGGATGCTGATTATATTATTGGAATGGATGAAAGCAATATAGAAAATATAAAACTTTTCGCAGATGGCAAAAATAAAGGTGAAATAAAAATGCTGCTCGAATATGCAGGAGAAAAACGGGAAATAAAAGATCCATGGTTTACTGGAGATTTTGATACAACTTATAATGATGTTGTAAAAGGTTGTACTGCATTATTAAAATTTATAAAAAAAAAGAGTTAAATATTTAAATTTATAAAAAAACTTTTGAGATATTAATTTTCTTAAAAGTTTTTTATATTGTTGACTTTTTCTTATAAATAAAAAAATACCCTAATCAGATAGAGCATTCTTTTTACCTTTTTAATTTAATATGGATAATATATATTAATAATGAGAATTTTTCATTTCTTCAACTATATTAATTATTTTTTTATAAATTTATGATAAATCCAATCAACTATAATAGCAATCGCATTATCTCCAGAAACATTAGCTGCTGTTCCAAAGCTGTCCTGTGTTATGTAAAGTGCAATTAAAAGAGAGGCCATTGGGCTGCTTGAGGCAATTCCAACCATTCCTAAAAATGGAAGTGCAGACATTATTGCTCCTCCAGGTGCTCCAGGTGCGGCTACCATTGCCACTCCAAGAACCATTATAAATGGAAAAATTGTTGACATTCCATAGGACATATCGTGCATCATAAGCACAGTAACAACACAGCTTGTAATTGTAATAATGCTTCCAGCCAAGTGAATTGTGGCACATAAAGGAACTACAAATTCACGAATTTCAGGCGATGTTCCATTTTTTTTGGAACATTCAATATTTATTGGGATTGTGGCAGCTGAAGACTGTGTACCAAGAGCTGTAAAATATCCAGGAATCTGATTTTTCATACAGACAAATGGATTTTTTCCTGAAAGTCCGCCAGCAAATATAAATAAACCTGCAGTATATAAGATATGTAAAATTATTACACAAATAAATACTTTTAAAAATATTGAAAGTGTTGCAAAAATTTGTCCGCTGTAAGTCATATTCATAAAGGTTCCAAAAATATAAATTGGAAGCAGCGGAATAATTGAGGTACTTAACAATTTTGTAATTATTTTTGAAAATTCCCGAAAAAGATTGTAAGTCGTTTGACCTTCTCCCTTGTTTCTAAGCCAGCTTATCGAAAGTCCCATTATAAAGGCAAAAATAATCGCTGAGGTTACATCGAACATTGGTGTAACTGGAATGTCAAAATAAGCTGTCAAAAGATTCTTTTCAGGATGTTCTACCGTCACAAATGAAGCAAAATTAAGAATTTTTGGAAAAATAGTAATTGCCATAAAATATGAAAGCGTCCCTGCAATAATTGTAGAAATGTAAGCTATCAAAGTTGTAATCCCGAGTAATTTTCCAGCTCCATGCCGTAAATCTGAAATCCCAGTTACAACAAATCCAATAATCATAAATGGAATAATAAATGACAAATATTTACTAAACAGCGATGAAAACGTAACAAAAATCCTTATAACTGGACTTGGTAAAACTAATCCTAGCAAAATACCAAGAACAATCGAAATAATCAAACGTGGCACAAGCCCTATTTTTTTCATAAAATATTTTCTCTCCTTATAAAATTTTTACATTGGCCATTTGTAAAAACATAAAAATTCCAATAAATACAGCATTTTTAAATTTTTTAGCTTTATTATTTCCTTCTGCTCTTTGACAAGGAGTCTTGCCTCCATGTAGTCTTAAATATTCCTGTTATTCAATTTTTATCGCTTTTATTTTTACAATTGCCTAAAATTTTTTCATAACAAAACTAATCCCGCAACCCAACCTCAACATTATCAATTAACATACGGTAATAACTATTACAATAATTCGTACAGATGTAACAATACTGGGATTAACTATAACTTTTGCAACTTCCCCGCATTACTCACATTGTGAGATATTTTTCCCCTAA
It encodes:
- a CDS encoding dicarboxylate/amino acid:cation symporter gives rise to the protein MKKIGLVPRLIISIVLGILLGLVLPSPVIRIFVTFSSLFSKYLSFIIPFMIIGFVVTGISDLRHGAGKLLGITTLIAYISTIIAGTLSYFMAITIFPKILNFASFVTVEHPEKNLLTAYFDIPVTPMFDVTSAIIFAFIMGLSISWLRNKGEGQTTYNLFREFSKIITKLLSTSIIPLLPIYIFGTFMNMTYSGQIFATLSIFLKVFICVIILHILYTAGLFIFAGGLSGKNPFVCMKNQIPGYFTALGTQSSAATIPINIECSKKNGTSPEIREFVVPLCATIHLAGSIITITSCVVTVLMMHDMSYGMSTIFPFIMVLGVAMVAAPGAPGGAIMSALPFLGMVGIASSSPMASLLIALYITQDSFGTAANVSGDNAIAIIVDWIYHKFIKK
- a CDS encoding dihydroorotate oxidase, with translation MPTTKTKIGNFEFENCFMNAAGVFCYDRNELEQVINSEAGTFVTKTATLQSRSGNPEPRYHDTALGSINSMGLPNLGFDYYLDYLLELQKTHPDRTFFFSLVGMSTEDTHALLKKVQESDFSGITELNLSCPNVPGKPQIAYDLETTEKLLTDIFSYFKKPLGVKLPPYFDIVHFDQAAAVFNKFPLTFINCINSIGNGLVIEDESVVIKPKNGFGGIGGEYIKPTALANVHAFYKRLNPSIKIIGTGGVLTGQDAFEHILCGASMVQIGTTLHKEGPAAFERITNELKAIMDKKGYKTIEDFRGKLKYL
- a CDS encoding outer membrane beta-barrel protein — encoded protein: MKKLAMGLFLVLGLASFAAQNNIEVKAGYDFGGKYDIDDFSGSDKVKNGAFEVGAEYRYTMTSGIEVGAGIAYQGHKKLKDSNTVEGFDSIPVYATAKYNFDTGSSPVKPYLKADMGYSFNTNDFNDGMYYAAGLGVSYNNFNAELMYKENKSKIDTWWYDGNLNYKRVSLGIGYNFGF
- a CDS encoding tetratricopeptide repeat protein; translated protein: MENIEFDNFDNIDNNNSERLYQMGKNYYDNGSDTLAEKYLKEAAKGGHRNAVFILADIYLKYNKLNLAEKYLKKIADGGDFQLQNKLGTVYKKKANFELAEYYFKQAINNGNQKARYNLGNLYYQYNKKSLAMEYLKPAADERDQEAQVLLSKLYYDNGQIELAEEYLHKAKDNGEAYYLLGKLYGEKQDIETAERHLKTAADIYDNKKAQEVLYKLYADKDNQTLTKHYLTLLADEDHLESFVLLGNIFANEKNYNLAYTNYNHFFEGRKRANVKVDMKKIDDEKLKFNFGKCCIKLGKFEDAEENLKDNIYLKVSDNVIEVAKLYEEADQLKTAIQYYKLALHV
- a CDS encoding low molecular weight protein-tyrosine-phosphatase; its protein translation is MVKVLFVCLGNICRSPMAEAVFRDMVKKEGLSDKIIIDSAATSSWEHGNPVHHGTKARLAKEGISVKGMYSRILNNDDLDADYIIGMDESNIENIKLFADGKNKGEIKMLLEYAGEKREIKDPWFTGDFDTTYNDVVKGCTALLKFIKKKS
- a CDS encoding NAD-dependent protein deacylase; translation: MDKISLLQKIVDESKRIVFFGGAGVSTESGIPDFRSANGVYNLKLDRNFSPEELVSHTMYEKYPEEFYDFYKKHLVYPNAKPNFAHKYLARLEQDGKLTAVITQNIDCLHEMAGSKNVLKLHGTVDSNTCVTCGKKYNMEEFLKICEKENIPHCPECDGIIKPDVTLYEEIPDQGTFTKAINEISKADTLIIGGTSLIVYPAASLIHYFQGKNLVLINKSKTEQDNFANLSIHESIGEVFKKLK